In Candidatus Methylomirabilota bacterium, one DNA window encodes the following:
- a CDS encoding glycosyltransferase: MHQSKIMCVLGMHRSGTSLIMRILNLLGVYLGPEAHLMPPSQDNAKGYWEHQQLTDLNDELLSTLGGSWHEPPAFLPGWENMPALAELRQRTRALIRRDFGGAPLWGWKDPRTCLTLPFWQRLLPPMAYVICLRNPVDVARSLHRRDGFPFEKGVNLWLAHVQSALDHTAGAARLFLIYEDMMERWPEELARVARFLGRPELAEQAEIRAAVKAFVDDALHHHRTVLIDAMDESALAFPAKALYLALRLYVRLSQEARGIRGDEDRALQEAIDRFSLYASTAQAETQSLRTQGPELEQRLQTLEAQVAERDQAVQALSTQVAERDQAVQALSTQVAERDQAVQALSTQVAEQRHQAQQLQTAKAALEAEAGRLRHHLEMLLNSLSWRLTAPFRRIHAGLYALGEGPRGLWRKGARGFQVLRELWYRTAYTVHPFRFMTPTEVEHSGAHSLEEAVRWIPAVRIGHQAKDAFLVHPPSRVTYRLTVPPRAVFRACVALLPEVWGRNPSGVEFTVSVSSRDNGRSLTRKRWSHPTRFPHHRRWLQLRMPLHRVADREVELTLSASVAPGASADFASAIWGDLMVLSRKPLGEIRRLAMESLRQFGVWGVLSRVMRVVSEETALTERPLAPVRIPRATLAKPEERPLAPVRIPIPRLVRPVEIPAKVSVVIPTKNGVAEDFESCLRAITQQKGLRELEIVVVDSGSADETVTIAKSYGAHIFSIPPEQFNHGGTRNYGGERASGELVVFTTQDAIPASDDLYYEMARMLLSDLALAAVSARQIPRSDADLFACWQNWIHFQYVGLDTGISHIDDLGRIDDMPPQDIRRAAGLDDVCSMHRKSIWDQLQYRQMAFAEDLEYGIRCLKAGHKIGFLGDRAVCHSHNRSAFYHLSKYYVDTITQLGFFKNADPLKWQLMGIDTIDQLLSCAKDVYGTLNAFGRSVSRSALYEPQAFSEQLRDFFVAYRQGGERLAVGEVTLDRLFSRLDGMMEFQTPSGNPIWDTVEGAIKNYITSYLSARYSSLSAEDMLDFAYKIYAMVVGADVGDYYAGMVQNGITSDNAEKINEMISYGIK, encoded by the coding sequence ATGCACCAATCAAAGATCATGTGCGTGCTCGGCATGCACCGGAGCGGAACCTCACTCATTATGAGGATCCTGAACCTGCTGGGGGTGTACCTGGGGCCTGAGGCGCATCTCATGCCGCCCAGCCAAGATAATGCCAAGGGGTACTGGGAGCATCAACAGCTTACGGATCTCAATGACGAACTTCTTTCGACGCTTGGCGGAAGCTGGCATGAACCGCCGGCTTTCCTTCCAGGCTGGGAGAACATGCCCGCGCTTGCGGAGTTACGACAACGAACGCGGGCGCTCATCCGGCGCGACTTTGGCGGTGCGCCGCTGTGGGGGTGGAAGGATCCGCGGACCTGTTTGACCCTGCCGTTCTGGCAGCGGCTGCTGCCGCCCATGGCGTACGTCATCTGCTTACGCAATCCTGTGGATGTGGCGCGTTCGCTTCATCGGCGGGACGGCTTCCCGTTTGAGAAGGGCGTGAATCTGTGGCTGGCGCATGTGCAGTCCGCCCTGGACCACACCGCCGGCGCGGCCCGGCTGTTTCTCATCTATGAGGATATGATGGAGCGCTGGCCGGAGGAGCTGGCGCGGGTGGCTCGCTTCCTGGGGCGACCGGAGCTGGCCGAACAGGCCGAGATCCGCGCCGCGGTGAAAGCGTTCGTTGATGACGCGCTCCACCACCACCGCACCGTCCTCATCGATGCCATGGATGAGTCCGCGCTCGCCTTTCCCGCGAAGGCGCTGTATCTGGCCCTGCGCCTCTACGTCCGCCTGTCGCAAGAGGCCCGCGGCATACGGGGGGATGAAGATCGGGCGCTTCAAGAGGCGATTGATCGCTTCAGCCTGTATGCATCAACCGCGCAAGCGGAGACACAGAGCCTGCGGACTCAGGGGCCGGAGCTGGAGCAACGGCTTCAGACCTTGGAGGCGCAGGTGGCCGAGCGAGATCAGGCGGTCCAGGCGCTCTCGACCCAGGTGGCCGAGCGAGATCAGGCGGTCCAGGCGCTCTCGACCCAGGTGGCGGAGCGAGATCAGGCGGTCCAGGCGCTCTCGACCCAGGTGGCGGAGCAGCGGCATCAGGCGCAGCAGCTCCAGACGGCGAAGGCGGCGCTGGAAGCGGAGGCGGGGCGGCTTCGGCACCATCTGGAGATGCTGCTCAACTCGCTAAGCTGGAGACTGACGGCGCCGTTCCGGCGGATTCACGCGGGGTTGTACGCCCTCGGCGAAGGACCACGAGGTCTGTGGCGGAAAGGGGCGCGTGGGTTCCAGGTCCTTCGGGAGCTATGGTATCGCACCGCCTATACCGTTCATCCGTTCCGCTTCATGACCCCCACGGAGGTTGAGCATTCGGGTGCCCATTCTCTCGAAGAGGCTGTTCGTTGGATCCCCGCGGTACGGATCGGGCATCAGGCGAAAGACGCGTTCCTGGTGCATCCGCCGTCACGGGTAACCTATCGGCTCACGGTGCCGCCGCGAGCAGTGTTCCGGGCCTGTGTGGCGCTTCTGCCGGAGGTGTGGGGGCGAAACCCGAGCGGCGTCGAGTTCACGGTCTCCGTGTCGTCCCGCGACAACGGTCGATCGCTGACTCGGAAGCGGTGGAGCCATCCGACTCGCTTTCCTCACCACAGGCGGTGGCTGCAATTGCGGATGCCCCTTCATCGGGTCGCCGACCGGGAGGTGGAGCTCACCCTGTCCGCCTCTGTGGCGCCGGGAGCATCGGCAGATTTCGCCTCGGCGATCTGGGGCGACCTGATGGTTCTCTCTCGTAAGCCGCTTGGCGAGATCCGGCGCCTGGCCATGGAGTCTCTCAGGCAGTTTGGGGTTTGGGGCGTCCTAAGCCGTGTGATGCGCGTGGTCTCCGAGGAGACCGCCCTTACGGAGAGGCCGCTCGCCCCCGTGCGGATCCCGAGGGCCACCCTCGCCAAACCGGAGGAGAGGCCGCTCGCCCCCGTGCGGATCCCGATTCCCCGCCTTGTCAGGCCGGTGGAGATCCCCGCGAAAGTGTCGGTCGTGATCCCGACCAAGAACGGGGTCGCTGAGGATTTTGAAAGCTGTCTGCGCGCGATCACTCAACAGAAGGGTCTCAGGGAGCTGGAGATCGTGGTGGTCGATTCAGGGTCCGCCGATGAGACCGTGACGATTGCGAAGAGCTACGGCGCGCACATCTTTTCCATCCCCCCGGAGCAGTTTAATCACGGAGGAACCCGCAACTACGGCGGCGAGCGCGCCTCGGGGGAGTTGGTGGTGTTCACAACGCAAGATGCCATACCCGCAAGCGACGACCTCTACTATGAGATGGCGAGGATGCTCTTATCCGACCTCGCGCTCGCAGCGGTCAGCGCGCGTCAAATCCCCCGCTCCGACGCGGATCTCTTTGCGTGCTGGCAGAACTGGATCCACTTTCAGTATGTCGGCCTGGATACGGGGATCAGCCACATCGACGATCTCGGAAGGATCGACGACATGCCCCCCCAGGACATTCGGCGCGCTGCCGGTCTGGATGACGTCTGCTCGATGCATCGTAAGTCGATTTGGGACCAACTGCAGTACCGGCAGATGGCCTTTGCGGAAGATCTTGAGTACGGCATTCGCTGCCTGAAGGCAGGTCATAAGATCGGTTTCCTGGGGGATCGGGCGGTGTGCCATTCCCACAACCGGTCGGCCTTCTATCACCTGTCCAAGTATTATGTCGATACCATTACTCAGTTGGGTTTCTTTAAGAATGCAGACCCGCTCAAGTGGCAGTTGATGGGGATCGACACCATCGATCAACTCTTGTCATGCGCCAAGGATGTCTATGGGACGCTCAATGCGTTTGGCCGGTCTGTTTCACGCTCGGCCCTGTACGAGCCCCAGGCGTTTTCGGAGCAGTTGCGGGATTTCTTCGTCGCATACCGCCAGGGGGGAGAGCGTCTCGCTGTGGGTGAGGTCACACTGGACCGGCTCTTCAGTCGACTGGATGGAATGATGGAATTTCAGACGCCGTCCGGTAACCCCATTTGGGATACTGTCGAAGGGGCGATTAAGAATTACATCACGAGTTACCTGTCGGCAAGATACTCTTCGCTCAGCGCTGAAGATATGTTGGACTTCGCTTACAAGATATATGCAATGGTGGTGGGAGCGGATGTTGGAGATTATTATGCCGGTATGGTTCAGAATGGGATAACTTCAGATAATGCTGAGAAAATAAATGAAATGATATCTTATGGTATCAAATGA
- a CDS encoding glycosyltransferase family 2 protein encodes MTTYNAAHGADPPCVTVIAVNWNGKELLAACFQALRQQTFRDFEILLVDNGSTDGSVEFVTAGFPEVDVIALDENLGFSAANNIGIRHARGGYIALLNSDTEVEPRWLEELVNALDARPEIGFCASKMLLWQTREIADTCGDFYTVEGIAGKIGHLEHAAQYNQPREVFGACAGAAIYRKSMLDDIGLLDEDFFLAHEDTDLSFRAQLMGYKCLYVPTAIVYHHLSATIGADSNTYIYYGHRNNEYVYIKNMPLLLLLKYWPWHLLFDFLLLLFFFPRGKALPFLKAKGAALRGFPRMLKKRRQIQRACRVSTRDIERTLIKGWLFSALRRKLMRVAQDLSWFAKREFYHVARRYLPPPVKRWFLNVDFVRERIQPKPPLAVERAEAYLQALRARRLLDQGAGALNGRMAAGGHTTKASIVMLTKNRLALTQLCLESILCYTDDSHLEIIVVDNASTDGTRSYVGQLARQWPAIQLICNDRNEGFARATNQGIQKARGDYIVLLNNDTIVTRGWLSRLLRYLEQNPNVGMVGPVTNDAANEQMIAVGYTSLEELEVFAEERYRRWEGRAFEIAMLQMFCVAMRRSLVDQIGLLDEQFGLGTFEDDDYAHRVRQGGYTLLCAEDVFTHHFGRGTMRRLQEDTYFKLFDGNRRLFERKWGVHWRPHRLRSL; translated from the coding sequence ATGACGACGTACAACGCCGCTCATGGTGCTGACCCCCCTTGCGTGACCGTTATCGCGGTCAACTGGAACGGTAAAGAACTCTTGGCGGCTTGCTTTCAAGCCTTGCGCCAACAGACGTTCAGAGATTTTGAAATCCTCCTAGTCGATAACGGGTCTACCGACGGCTCAGTCGAATTCGTCACAGCAGGCTTCCCGGAAGTGGACGTCATTGCGCTGGATGAGAACTTAGGATTCAGCGCCGCTAACAATATCGGCATCCGGCATGCGCGAGGCGGATATATTGCTTTGCTCAATAGCGACACTGAAGTTGAACCTCGCTGGTTGGAGGAACTTGTAAACGCGTTAGACGCGCGTCCGGAGATCGGCTTTTGTGCGTCGAAGATGCTCCTCTGGCAGACAAGAGAGATCGCGGACACGTGTGGGGACTTCTACACCGTTGAAGGAATAGCGGGGAAGATCGGCCATCTGGAACACGCGGCTCAGTATAATCAGCCTCGAGAGGTCTTCGGAGCTTGCGCGGGGGCTGCGATCTATCGGAAGTCGATGTTGGACGATATCGGCTTGCTGGATGAAGATTTTTTTCTGGCCCATGAGGATACCGACCTCAGCTTCCGGGCACAGCTCATGGGCTACAAATGCCTCTATGTGCCGACTGCGATTGTCTACCATCATTTGAGCGCCACGATCGGGGCTGACAGCAACACCTATATCTATTACGGCCATCGGAATAATGAATATGTCTACATTAAAAATATGCCCTTGCTGCTCTTACTGAAATACTGGCCCTGGCATCTGCTCTTTGATTTCCTTCTGTTGCTGTTCTTCTTTCCTCGAGGAAAAGCCCTCCCATTTCTGAAGGCAAAAGGGGCAGCCTTGAGGGGTTTCCCCAGGATGCTCAAGAAGCGTCGGCAGATCCAGAGAGCGTGTCGTGTTTCTACCCGAGACATTGAGAGGACGTTAATAAAAGGCTGGCTGTTCAGTGCTCTGAGGCGTAAGTTGATGCGTGTTGCGCAAGACCTCTCTTGGTTTGCGAAAAGGGAGTTCTACCATGTGGCCCGCCGCTATCTGCCCCCACCGGTGAAACGCTGGTTCCTCAATGTTGACTTCGTCCGGGAGCGGATCCAGCCGAAACCGCCGCTTGCAGTGGAGCGCGCCGAGGCCTATCTTCAGGCGCTCCGAGCCCGACGACTGCTCGACCAGGGAGCCGGCGCTCTCAATGGGCGGATGGCTGCCGGGGGACACACCACGAAGGCCAGTATCGTGATGCTCACAAAGAATCGGCTGGCGCTAACCCAGCTTTGCCTGGAGAGCATACTGTGCTATACGGATGATTCACACCTTGAGATCATTGTTGTGGACAATGCGTCGACGGACGGGACGCGAAGCTACGTGGGCCAGCTTGCCCGGCAATGGCCTGCTATTCAGCTCATCTGTAACGATCGGAACGAAGGATTTGCTCGGGCGACCAATCAGGGGATTCAGAAGGCACGGGGTGACTACATTGTGCTGCTGAACAACGACACGATTGTCACGCGGGGCTGGCTGAGCCGACTGCTTCGTTATCTGGAGCAGAATCCGAACGTCGGTATGGTGGGGCCGGTCACCAATGATGCGGCCAATGAGCAGATGATCGCGGTCGGCTACACCTCACTTGAGGAGTTGGAAGTCTTTGCCGAGGAGCGGTACCGGCGCTGGGAAGGCCGGGCGTTTGAGATCGCGATGCTCCAGATGTTCTGTGTGGCTATGCGGCGAAGCCTCGTTGACCAGATCGGCCTCCTTGATGAGCAGTTCGGGCTGGGCACCTTTGAGGACGACGATTACGCGCATCGGGTCAGGCAGGGCGGCTACACGCTCCTGTGCGCGGAGGATGTGTTCACCCACCATTTCGGCCGGGGGACGATGCGGAGACTTCAGGAAGATACTTACTTCAAGCTGTTTGATGGGAACCGACGGCTCTTCGAGCGGAAATGGGGAGTGCACTGGCGTCCCCACCGGCTCCGTTCCCTCTAA
- a CDS encoding Uma2 family endonuclease, with amino-acid sequence MTVQLVRHRFTVEEFRRMAESRILTEDSRVELVEGELIEMTPIGSRHAACVDRLNRLFSQRVGETAIVRVQNPIDLGRHSELQPDLVLARPRPDFYAGAHPSPEAILLVVEVAETSAEFDREVKVPLYAQAGIPEVWLVTLAQRTIAIYRDPTGAGYQEVRSVGPGEVMSPLALPEIVLSTESVLEGTF; translated from the coding sequence ATGACGGTCCAGCTTGTGAGGCATCGTTTCACGGTGGAGGAGTTTCGTCGGATGGCTGAGTCCCGCATCCTGACAGAGGATAGCCGGGTTGAGCTGGTCGAGGGGGAGCTGATCGAGATGACGCCAATTGGGAGTCGCCATGCCGCCTGTGTCGATCGACTGAACCGGCTGTTCTCCCAGCGAGTGGGCGAGACCGCCATCGTCCGAGTCCAGAATCCGATTGACCTGGGCCGCCATTCGGAGCTTCAGCCCGACCTGGTCCTGGCCAGACCCCGACCCGACTTCTATGCCGGGGCCCATCCTAGCCCCGAGGCCATCCTGCTTGTCGTGGAGGTGGCTGAGACCTCGGCTGAGTTCGACCGCGAGGTTAAGGTGCCGCTGTACGCCCAGGCCGGGATCCCCGAGGTCTGGCTCGTCACCCTGGCCCAGCGGACGATCGCAATCTATCGAGATCCCACCGGGGCGGGTTACCAAGAGGTCCGATCGGTTGGACCGGGAGAAGTGATGTCCCCCCTTGCGCTGCCGGAGATCGTGCTGTCGACAGAATCCGTGCTAGAGGGAACGTTCTAA
- a CDS encoding glycosyltransferase produces MMRILYACHQFLPAYYTGTERYTLELVKQLQRMGHYAMVLTYDHLSADGMQPFHADILCKPYYFERVPVVAWRHNDFQGGTVEPDLSFRLRDPQLEAAFEQLLAEQAFDILHTTHLMRIFPILHAAKRRGLKIVTHLTDYWMLCPRATLLRPDGSLCEGADSGRNCARHCYEARWTDALLERYRRTQEALRLADTVISPSQFLIDVFKQNGSDTDRFVYRRHGFDYSKVKFVKKGRLSQEGVITFGFVGTILPHKGVHTLLEAVKKIASDHIRLKIHGGYFDRRDYYQSLLALAGGDPRIEFCGEYDFQDVARVLEEIDVIVVPSIWYENAPLVISTAHAFGIPVIATDLGGMAEMVQDRVNGLTFRMGDSDDLAKKICAMADDPGLLETFSRHITPPPRIEGDALFLEADYTKLLQGEPSTITPIEDRAGRGVSANLLGEEQHASLEKNSTHRQPLQEQKLRCSLAAQASSLLDTLKLHIDSKSYPIPPDFLLQQIGGPKATSMSYLYGGYNVSEEIRWALRLIGRNLHDVKSILDFGCGCARVLRRFEDLVPACQLYGADISKETIDWCKKNIPFAKFTKNDPLPPLPFPDESFDLIYGISVLTHLDEGYQFAWLKELQRIAKPGAIVILTVHGDYKAYGDLSDEDYMQLEKKGFVYKRVVKQGGVDGLPNFYQTTYHSRNYIEREWSRFFQISAYLRQGPMLYHDMVVMEKAGIQALTPTQESRASYVYVETAIVWLETPQMGELVEQDQLVVKGWAFHPDGRKAYLDIWIDGEKFGSCVSEAPRPDVARDNPKYLRAKSSGFSTTLSIKHLSKGPHVLWVFSGTDLMPASLTYFFKDAQQ; encoded by the coding sequence ATGATGAGAATACTTTACGCCTGCCACCAATTTCTCCCTGCCTACTATACAGGAACAGAGCGGTATACGCTCGAGTTGGTCAAGCAGTTGCAACGGATGGGCCATTACGCCATGGTGCTTACCTACGATCATCTGAGCGCCGATGGCATGCAACCTTTTCATGCGGATATCCTGTGCAAACCATACTACTTTGAAAGAGTCCCGGTCGTCGCGTGGCGACACAACGATTTTCAGGGGGGGACCGTGGAGCCGGACCTCTCCTTCCGGCTGAGAGATCCCCAGCTTGAAGCGGCATTCGAGCAATTGCTCGCCGAGCAGGCGTTCGATATTCTCCACACCACTCACCTGATGCGGATCTTTCCCATACTGCACGCGGCGAAGCGCCGGGGCTTAAAGATCGTTACGCACCTCACGGACTATTGGATGCTGTGTCCACGAGCGACGCTGCTGCGACCGGACGGCTCGCTGTGCGAGGGAGCGGATTCGGGCAGGAATTGCGCGCGGCACTGCTACGAGGCCCGGTGGACAGACGCCCTGCTCGAACGATATCGTCGCACCCAAGAGGCTCTCCGGCTGGCGGATACGGTCATCTCGCCCTCGCAGTTTTTGATTGATGTCTTCAAGCAGAACGGATCGGATACCGACCGCTTTGTCTACCGCCGGCACGGGTTCGATTACAGCAAGGTCAAGTTCGTCAAGAAAGGCAGGCTCTCGCAAGAGGGCGTCATCACCTTTGGCTTTGTGGGCACCATCCTCCCGCACAAGGGTGTCCATACCTTGTTGGAGGCTGTTAAAAAGATTGCATCCGATCATATCCGGCTGAAAATTCACGGCGGTTACTTCGACAGGCGGGATTATTACCAGTCGTTACTGGCGCTGGCCGGCGGGGATCCGAGGATCGAGTTCTGTGGCGAATACGACTTCCAGGACGTCGCCCGGGTCCTGGAGGAGATCGATGTGATTGTGGTTCCTTCGATCTGGTACGAGAACGCGCCGCTGGTGATCAGCACGGCCCACGCCTTCGGAATCCCCGTGATTGCCACCGACCTTGGGGGCATGGCGGAGATGGTCCAAGATCGCGTGAACGGCTTGACCTTTCGCATGGGGGACAGCGACGACCTGGCAAAGAAGATTTGCGCGATGGCCGATGATCCCGGCCTGCTGGAAACCTTCAGTCGACACATCACGCCGCCTCCCCGCATCGAGGGGGATGCGCTGTTTCTGGAGGCGGACTATACGAAGCTGTTACAGGGCGAGCCGTCCACGATAACCCCTATAGAAGACCGGGCTGGACGCGGCGTGAGCGCTAACCTTCTTGGAGAAGAGCAGCACGCTTCCTTGGAGAAGAACAGCACACATCGGCAGCCGTTGCAAGAACAGAAACTAAGGTGCTCCCTAGCGGCACAGGCTTCCTCTTTGCTCGACACGCTCAAACTTCACATCGATAGCAAAAGCTATCCGATCCCTCCGGACTTCCTCCTGCAGCAGATTGGCGGCCCCAAGGCCACATCAATGAGCTATTTGTACGGCGGTTATAATGTGTCGGAAGAGATCCGCTGGGCACTACGTTTGATCGGCAGGAACCTCCATGATGTGAAGAGCATCCTTGATTTCGGGTGCGGATGCGCTCGTGTTCTTCGGCGGTTTGAAGATCTGGTGCCTGCCTGCCAGCTTTACGGAGCTGATATAAGCAAAGAAACTATTGATTGGTGCAAGAAGAACATTCCCTTTGCCAAGTTTACGAAAAACGATCCCTTACCACCGCTTCCCTTTCCAGATGAAAGCTTCGACCTTATCTATGGGATCTCTGTGCTCACACACTTGGATGAGGGGTATCAATTTGCTTGGCTCAAGGAGCTTCAGCGCATAGCCAAGCCGGGGGCCATTGTGATTCTGACCGTTCACGGTGATTACAAGGCGTATGGAGACCTTTCTGATGAGGACTACATGCAACTCGAAAAGAAAGGCTTCGTCTATAAGAGGGTAGTTAAGCAAGGTGGGGTAGACGGCTTGCCTAATTTCTACCAAACGACCTACCATTCACGAAATTATATCGAGCGGGAATGGTCCCGCTTCTTCCAGATCTCAGCTTACCTCAGGCAAGGCCCAATGTTGTACCATGATATGGTTGTTATGGAAAAAGCAGGGATACAAGCACTTACTCCAACGCAGGAGAGTCGGGCTTCATATGTTTATGTGGAGACAGCGATAGTCTGGTTGGAGACACCTCAGATGGGCGAATTGGTCGAGCAAGATCAACTCGTGGTCAAAGGGTGGGCCTTCCATCCTGATGGACGCAAGGCGTATCTGGATATCTGGATAGATGGTGAAAAGTTCGGATCCTGTGTGTCAGAGGCTCCTAGGCCTGACGTTGCTCGGGACAATCCCAAATATCTACGTGCGAAATCCTCAGGATTTTCAACAACTCTCTCGATCAAACACTTGAGCAAGGGACCCCATGTGCTATGGGTCTTTTCTGGAACTGATCTTATGCCGGCTTCGCTTACTTACTTCTTCAAGGATGCTCAACAGTGA